TTCAAAAGTAATGAGAAAATTTTTATTTGCTATAGTTGATAGAAATATTGGTTTTACATGCTCTTTAAATGGTACGTATACAAATGCTTATATTAACCATAAAGAAGCACTAGTTGCATTAACTCAATGTAGAAATCATGGACGTTGGGATCCTATTGATTTTTATGAAGTATTAAATAGTAATCTTCCTAATGTTAATATATCAGAATTAACAACTACTAAATATAGAGAAGTTTCTGGTCGTGCAGTTTCAAATTTTGAAGATAGAATCTATTTTAATCATTGGAGAAAAGGTAATATATCAGAGAAACAAAAAGATAAAACTATTGAATTATTGGGACACGAGGTTTTGAGATTTTGTCAAAGTACTGGAGTGACTCCAGTATATTTTCCTTATCCTACAGATAGAACAATGGCAATTATGAAAGATTTTAAACTAGACTATCAAAATCATAATGCAATTGATTAACTTATAAACTAACTAAGAGTTTCTTAGTTAGTTTAAATAATTAGCTAAAAAGCTTTCAATATCTCTTATCATATTTTCAACATTTTCATGAGTAAATTCACTATCTTTACCATGAGCAGCACTATTTCTAATATCTGCTAATGCAGTAATACTTTTTTGTTGGAACTTATTATAAACACCAGCTTTAGCTAAATCAGCATTCATTTTATCAAGTTTTCCATGTTCTATTTTCTCTTTATCACATAGACTTCTAAGAGCTGTTTCTAAAACTACTCCTCCAATTACAGCAGCAGCTAGCTTATATCTATTTGATAGTAATTCTTTAGCTTGTTCAAGTTCAGTATCAAAAACATTTGCTTCAATTAAATATTTCATAGAAGATATAAGACCTTTTTCGTAATCATCTTTAAATGCTAAAAATAATGCTTTCTGTCTATCAAAAACATTTGAGTAATCTTCATAACTTTTAAGTTCAGAAATTTTTACAAGTTCAGAATAATACATACAATTAGAATCAGAGGTTAATAGTAGAATTAAATTCTTTAAATTTAATTCCCATATTTTATGTAATTCATTATTGATTTCTAGATAGTCCGTCCCATAAATACCACCACTTATTTTCTTTTTTGAAGATTCAATTTTATTAACTT
Above is a genomic segment from Aliarcobacter cryaerophilus containing:
- a CDS encoding DUF4145 domain-containing protein produces the protein MKNKISSRFKELLEEVNKIESSKKKISGGIYGTDYLEINNELHKIWELNLKNLILLLTSDSNCMYYSELVKISELKSYEDYSNVFDRQKALFLAFKDDYEKGLISSMKYLIEANVFDTELEQAKELLSNRYKLAAAVIGGVVLETALRSLCDKEKIEHGKLDKMNADLAKAGVYNKFQQKSITALADIRNSAAHGKDSEFTHENVENMIRDIESFLANYLN